Sequence from the Candidatus Abyssobacteria bacterium SURF_5 genome:
GGTGCGAGGAGTTCTGTCCCATGGATGTGAAACCGTTTGAGCTGTGCCTCGCGGTGCGCCGGTGGCAAAGCCGCAACGACGAGACGCGCATCCCGCCGTCGATCGTCGAGATTTACAGCCGGGGCTACACGCAGGCGGTGGAACGAAACACTGAACAGAGAAAATCACTCGGTTTGCCCGAAAAACTGCCGGTAATCACCGAATATCCGGAACTGCTGGAAAAGTTCCGGCAAATGCTCATGCAAACCAAGGTGATCAGCGATAACGCCTATATGTTCGAAGGGGTGTGAAATGGAATTCGGACTCTTTCTCGGATGTAATACCCCCGCAATCAGGCCGGACGTCGAGCGCGCAATCCGGCTCACCATGCCGAAGCTCGGAGTCGATCTGATAGACCTCGAGGGCTACGTCTGCTGCCCGGCTTTCGGCACGTTTCCCTCAGCCGATGAAGACTCCCACCTGGCGGTCAGCGGTTGGAATCTCTCGCTCGCCGAGCAGAAGGGGCTCGATCTGCTGGTCGAATGCGGCTCGTGCTACAGCTCATTGCGGATGGGGAGGGAACACATCCTCCATGATGAAAAGAAAAGGGCGCGCGTGAACGAACTGCTGCAGCCGGTGGGGAGGACGGTCGAGGGCAAAACGAAGGTGCGCCATATCAGCGACGTTCTCTACAACGACGTAGGCCTGGAGAAGATCGCCGCCAGCATCGACAAGAAACTCGAAGGATTGCACGCCGTCGTGCAATACCCCTGCCACACTCTGTTTCCCAGCGAACACGTGGGTTTTGACAGCCCGCCGGCGCGGCCCCATATCATGCGTGACCTCGTCGAGGCGCTGGGAGCGAAAGTCGACGCCTTCAGCCGCGAGTACCAATGCTGCGGCGGCGCTGGCGGCTTCCATGGAACTTCTTCCGCTGAAGCGCGCGCTTTTGCGCAAAGCAAATTCGACGCCATTAAAAAAGAGACGCAGGCGGATTTTATTGTCGTCTCCTGCATTACCTGCCTCATGTTCCTCGATAATGTTCAAAAAGAGTTGAATGAAGGCAACGGTAAATACAATCTTCCCGTTTTTGATTACAACCAGATACTGGCGCTCTGCATGGGCTTCGATCCGAAACAGGTGGCTCCCATCTGCAGCGTTCCAAGAGACACAATCATTAGCAGGCTCTGAAGCCTGCTTGAGATTCATGGGAAACGTGATTTTATGGTTGAAAGAGATTTTACGCAGTGGCTTCACGCCGAGCTTTTTGATCGGGTCCCGAGCAACGTCGCGATAATTAATCGAAAGTATCACATCATCGATGCCAACCAAAACTTCTCCGCCGAGTTCGGTGAGTGGAACGGCAAGTTCTGCTATGAGGTTTTCAGGGGACGCAAGACTCCGTGCCTCTCCTGCAAGGCGGACTTGACGTTCGCCGACGGCAAGGGGCGCGTGAGCGAAGAGCGGCGCCTGAACCGCAACGGCAAATATTCCTACTATGTCGTATATTTTGAGCCGATCAAGAACAGCGCGGGCGACATCCTGTACGTGATCGAGATGTCCTCCGATATCACCGAGACGCGCCTGCTCCAGAGAGAGCACGACATCATCTTTGACCGCGTCCCCTGTTATGTGGCCGTCATCGACAACGACATGACAATCTCCCGCAACAACGAGCTGTTCCGCAAGACCTTCGGCGAATCCATCGGGAGAAAATGCTATGATATCTATCAGCACCGATCCGAGCCGTGCGAGGATTGCCCCGCCATGCAAACATTCACCGACGGTCAGACGCACGTCGCCAGCAAAACGGGTTTGGATAAAACCGGCCAGCCGGTTTATTATCACGTGACCACTGCTCCTCTCTCGCGGGAAGGTCGTGAGCCTTCGCACGTGATCGAAATGGCCCTGGACATCACCGAGGTAAAGCAACTGGAACGGGAAGTGCTCGAGGCCGAGCGGCTCGCGGCGGTCGGAGAGACAGTGGCCGGCCTGGCGCATGGCATAAAAAACGTGCTCCAGGGCCTCGAGGGCGGCGTCTACGTGCTGAAGACCGCCATGGAAACCGATGACAAGGACCTCACAGGGCAAGGCTGGGACATGCTGGAGGAAAATGTCGACCGCATCAGCGCCTACGTGAAAGACTTCCTGAATTTCGCCAAAGGACACGCGCCGCACGTGGAGCGGGTCGATCCGGTGCAGGTGGCAAAAGCGGTTTATGACCTCTACAAGGATGTGGCCGACCGGAGCGGCGTAAAGCTGCTGTTCGACCCTCAGGAAGGCATCGATCCCGCCAACCTCGACCACGAAGGTATTCACGTGTGCCTCTCGAACCTGATCTCCAACGCCGTCGACGCCTGTGAAATGAGCGACAATCCGCATTGCGAGGTTCGGCTCTCGGTGTTCGAGCGAAACGGCAGTCTGATCTATGAGGTCGCCGACGACGGCTGCGGAATGGACTACGAAGTCAAAAAAAAGGTGTTTACGACCTTCTTTTCCACCAAAGGAACCGCCAGGGGAACGGGTCTGGGATTGCTCGTCACCCGCAGGATCACCCAGCAGCACGGGGGGAAGGTCGTCTTCGAATCAATCGAGGGTGAAGGCTCCATTTTCCGACTGAAGTTCCCGCGAAATCGGCTGCCCGAATTGTCCCAGCCGCAGCCGGACAACGGGGAAGCCGCTGATCAATGAAAAGGAGGGTATGCCGGTGACGCAACCTTCGGAAAAAACCGTTCTCGTGGTTGATGATGAAAAAAACGTGAG
This genomic interval carries:
- a CDS encoding PAS domain-containing protein; amino-acid sequence: MVERDFTQWLHAELFDRVPSNVAIINRKYHIIDANQNFSAEFGEWNGKFCYEVFRGRKTPCLSCKADLTFADGKGRVSEERRLNRNGKYSYYVVYFEPIKNSAGDILYVIEMSSDITETRLLQREHDIIFDRVPCYVAVIDNDMTISRNNELFRKTFGESIGRKCYDIYQHRSEPCEDCPAMQTFTDGQTHVASKTGLDKTGQPVYYHVTTAPLSREGREPSHVIEMALDITEVKQLEREVLEAERLAAVGETVAGLAHGIKNVLQGLEGGVYVLKTAMETDDKDLTGQGWDMLEENVDRISAYVKDFLNFAKGHAPHVERVDPVQVAKAVYDLYKDVADRSGVKLLFDPQEGIDPANLDHEGIHVCLSNLISNAVDACEMSDNPHCEVRLSVFERNGSLIYEVADDGCGMDYEVKKKVFTTFFSTKGTARGTGLGLLVTRRITQQHGGKVVFESIEGEGSIFRLKFPRNRLPELSQPQPDNGEAADQ
- a CDS encoding heterodisulfide reductase, with amino-acid sequence MEFGLFLGCNTPAIRPDVERAIRLTMPKLGVDLIDLEGYVCCPAFGTFPSADEDSHLAVSGWNLSLAEQKGLDLLVECGSCYSSLRMGREHILHDEKKRARVNELLQPVGRTVEGKTKVRHISDVLYNDVGLEKIAASIDKKLEGLHAVVQYPCHTLFPSEHVGFDSPPARPHIMRDLVEALGAKVDAFSREYQCCGGAGGFHGTSSAEARAFAQSKFDAIKKETQADFIVVSCITCLMFLDNVQKELNEGNGKYNLPVFDYNQILALCMGFDPKQVAPICSVPRDTIISRL